The proteins below are encoded in one region of Candidatus Binatia bacterium:
- a CDS encoding LLM class flavin-dependent oxidoreductase, translated as MKRVITFDMRAPEFGAPARELYAAALDQVAWADDLGFESVGLGEHHGSPDGYNPSPIPLAAAMGARSKRILLRTSVILAPFYDTVRLAEDAAVTQLATNGRLILGIGGGYRPSEFEMYGRRLEDRWKTVGETIKFLRLAWTGEPFEWKGRRCHVTPKPDPAPPIILGGGTKASARRAARIADGWFPPLDPRLWTPYREECVKLGKPDPGIYPPHGPIFLWVSKEPERAWERLLPHVLHQLRSYSEWTVQAYGRPLGPYAEDITAETAKQSSAYQVLRPEEAIALGESLGEDGVLYLSPLLAGIDPAYAWEMLRLYEREVAPFLRDTTS; from the coding sequence ATGAAGCGGGTCATCACCTTCGACATGCGCGCCCCGGAGTTTGGTGCGCCCGCCCGAGAACTCTACGCCGCCGCCCTCGACCAGGTCGCGTGGGCCGACGATCTCGGATTCGAGAGCGTCGGTCTCGGCGAACACCACGGCTCCCCGGACGGCTACAACCCGTCGCCGATTCCGCTCGCCGCCGCGATGGGGGCGCGGAGCAAGCGCATCCTCCTGCGGACGTCGGTGATCCTCGCCCCGTTCTACGACACAGTCCGACTCGCCGAGGACGCCGCGGTAACGCAGCTCGCCACAAACGGGCGACTCATCCTCGGGATCGGAGGCGGCTACCGACCATCCGAGTTCGAGATGTACGGACGCCGCTTGGAGGACCGGTGGAAGACCGTCGGCGAGACGATCAAGTTCCTCCGACTCGCCTGGACCGGAGAACCGTTCGAGTGGAAAGGCCGGCGTTGCCACGTCACGCCGAAGCCAGATCCGGCACCTCCCATCATTCTTGGCGGCGGCACCAAGGCTTCGGCTCGACGCGCGGCGCGCATCGCCGACGGCTGGTTTCCTCCGTTGGATCCCCGGCTCTGGACGCCCTACCGCGAAGAGTGCGTGAAGCTCGGGAAGCCCGACCCCGGCATCTATCCGCCACACGGCCCGATCTTCCTGTGGGTCTCGAAGGAACCCGAGCGCGCCTGGGAGCGGCTCCTCCCGCACGTCCTGCATCAGCTTCGCTCCTACAGCGAGTGGACAGTCCAAGCGTACGGCCGCCCGCTGGGGCCCTACGCGGAGGACATCACCGCCGAGACCGCAAAGCAGAGCAGCGCGTACCAGGTGCTTCGGCCCGAGGAAGCGATCGCACTCGGCGAGAGCCTCGGAGAGGACGGCGTCCTGTATTTGAGCCCGCTGCTCGCCGGGATCGACCCCGCCTACGCGTGGGAGATGCTGCGTCTGTATGAGCGGGAAGTTGCGCCGTTTCTGCGCGACACCACCAGCTGA